The Niabella beijingensis genomic interval GAAAAAAGCATAAAGCCACAGGCACGGGAACTGGATGAACGGGAAAAATTTTCACCGGAACTCACCCGGCAGATGGGCGAACTGGGCCTGATGGGCATTTATCTCCCGGGGAAATACGGAGGTGCCGGTATGGACTACCTGGCCTATATCATCGCGGTAGAAGAAATAGCGCGGGTGGATGGATCACAGGCCGCTACCCTGGCCGCCCATAACTCCCTTGGTATCGGTCCTATTTATAATTACGGTTCGGAAGAACAGAAACTGAAATACCTGCCCCAGCTCTGCACCGGCACAGCCCTGTGGTCCTTCGGCCTGACCGAACCCGGTGCAGGAAGCGATTCCCGGGCATCAAAAACGACCGCAAAAGCCGATGGGGATCATTGGGTGATCAATGGTAATAAGATCTTTATCACCAATGGCTCTGTTTCCCTTAACCAGGGCACCACCGTACAGGCGGTAACCAATGAGGCAAACGGGAAAAAAGAATTTACCACGATCATTGTGGACCGGGATACCCTGGGCTTTTCGCAGCAGGCGATGCATGGCAAGATGATGTGGCGCGCCAGCGACACTGCACAATTATTTTTTGACGACTGCCGTGTACCGAAATCACATACGCTGGGGCCGGTAGGCGAAGGGTCAAAGATCATGCTGCGTACACTGGATGCCGGCCGGCTGAGTATCGCCGCCATGGGCCTGGGTTGTGCGCAGGGGGCTTTTGAAATGGCATTGAATTATGCACAGGAACGCAAACAATTCGGAAGTGCAGTTTCATCGTTCCAGGTCAACCAGTTCAAGCTGGCAGATATGGCCCTGAAAATAGAACTGGCACGCACTTTTTTATATAAGGCCTGCTGGCTGAAAGATACCGGTCAACCTTTTACAAAAGAAGCAGCGATGGCAAAGCTTTATTGCTCAGAAATTGCCAAAGAAGTGACCGATGCCGCTGTGCAGCTGCATGGCGGGTACGGACTAATGAAAGAATATAATATAGAACGCTTTTACCGGGATCAGCGGCTGCTGCAGATCGGGGAAGGCACTTCTGAGATACAACGGATCGTGATCGCAAAGCAGTTGGGGCTTTAAGGCTCAACATTAAACCTGAAGCCCGGAACAACCGTCAATACATCATTTGAAAAGAAATATCGAAAAAAACGGACATGAGCAATTCAGACCGCATCCACCTTACGGAATGTCCCCGCGACGCGCAACAGGGACTTCCCTATACCATCCCCCCGGAGAAGCGGGCCGCTTATATTAACAGGCTGATGCAGGTTGGCTTTGATATCATTGACTTCGGGAGTTTTGTATCGCCAAAGGCGGTACCACAAATGGCAGAATCGGCAAAAGTGCTGGAGGGAATCACCAAAGAAGGTTCCGCTACCAGGCTGCTGGCCATTATCGGCAATGCACGGGGCGCCACCGAAGCAGCGGCACAACAAAAAGTAGATATTCTGGGATTTCCCTACTCAATCTCTGATACCTTCCTCGAAAGGAACATCCATTCAGATTCCTCCAGGGTACTACACGCACTGAATGAAATTGCGGATATCAGTCAGGGTGCGGGGAAGGAGCTCCGGGTATACATCAGCATGGCATTTGGAAATCCTTATGGAGATGAGTGGTCGGAATTTATTATACAGGATGCTGTTTATCTGCTGGCGGGCAAGGGTGTTCAAACCATTACTTTATCTGATACCACGGGTCTGGGCACACCGGATATGATTTACAAACTTTTTCAAACTTTAATACCACGGTTTCCCGGTATAGAGCTGGGATTGCACCTGCACACAGTTCCGGAAGCAGCATATGATAAGATCGATGCCGCCTGGAAAGCCGGCTGCCGCAGCTTTGACGGCGTCCTTAACGGGTTAGGCGGCTGTCCGCTTACAGGTTATGAATTGCTGGGCAATGTGAATACGCTGACCCTGCTGCAATACTTCCGTGACAACA includes:
- a CDS encoding acyl-CoA dehydrogenase family protein gives rise to the protein MDYTLSEEHQAIREMVRSFAEKSIKPQARELDEREKFSPELTRQMGELGLMGIYLPGKYGGAGMDYLAYIIAVEEIARVDGSQAATLAAHNSLGIGPIYNYGSEEQKLKYLPQLCTGTALWSFGLTEPGAGSDSRASKTTAKADGDHWVINGNKIFITNGSVSLNQGTTVQAVTNEANGKKEFTTIIVDRDTLGFSQQAMHGKMMWRASDTAQLFFDDCRVPKSHTLGPVGEGSKIMLRTLDAGRLSIAAMGLGCAQGAFEMALNYAQERKQFGSAVSSFQVNQFKLADMALKIELARTFLYKACWLKDTGQPFTKEAAMAKLYCSEIAKEVTDAAVQLHGGYGLMKEYNIERFYRDQRLLQIGEGTSEIQRIVIAKQLGL
- a CDS encoding hydroxymethylglutaryl-CoA lyase, whose translation is MSNSDRIHLTECPRDAQQGLPYTIPPEKRAAYINRLMQVGFDIIDFGSFVSPKAVPQMAESAKVLEGITKEGSATRLLAIIGNARGATEAAAQQKVDILGFPYSISDTFLERNIHSDSSRVLHALNEIADISQGAGKELRVYISMAFGNPYGDEWSEFIIQDAVYLLAGKGVQTITLSDTTGLGTPDMIYKLFQTLIPRFPGIELGLHLHTVPEAAYDKIDAAWKAGCRSFDGVLNGLGGCPLTGYELLGNVNTLTLLQYFRDNNIATGLDEARIRQTAAAYPDFIGLKS